ACCGTCAACCGTGACGCCAACCGCCCCGCCTACACCGTCCCCGGCCTGACCACCGAACAGGGCGCGGAGCTGATCGTCACGCTGCAGGAGCGGCTGAACGCGCTGAACGACCTGCACCTGACCCTCAAGCACATCCACTGGAACGTGGTCGGCCCGCACTTCATCGCCGTCCACAAGATGCTCGACCCCCAGGTCGACCGGGTGCGCCTGATGGCGGACGACGTCGCCGAGCGGATCGCCACCCTGGGCGGCGTCGCGCACGGCACCCCCGGCCGACTCGTCGCCGACCGCAGCTGGGACGACTACAGCGTCGGCCGGGCCGACGCCATCGCCCACCTCGGGGCCCTCGACCTGGTCTACACCGGCGTCATCACCGACCTGCGCAACGCCGTCGAGCAGGCCGGCAAGATCGACCCCGCCACCGAGGACCTGCTCATCGAGCAGCTGCGCGACCTCGAGCAGTACCAGTGGTTCGTCCGCGCCCACCTGGAGAGTTCCAGCGGCACCCTCGCCACGGCGGACGCCCCCACCGAGGCGCGGGCCGCGAAGAAGGCCGTCCGCAAGAGCGGCAAGTCCGCGGGCTGACCGCGCCGCACACCCGGCTCGAAGGCCGCCCCCGCTCCGGCGGGAGGCGGCCTTCGGCGGGCCCGGGCCCGTCAGGCGGGGCGGTGCGCGGTCGCGAACGCCGCCGCGTCCCAGGTGCCGCCCAGGGCGGGGGCGAGGGCGGCGGTGGCGAAGGGGCGGAAGGTGGCGGGGGTGTGGGCGGCGGCGCCGGCGGGGAGGGCGCCGAGGAGGGGGGCGCCGGCGGCGGTGGGGAGGTCGGCGAGGTTGCAGCGGGTGGCGAGGTCGGGGGCGGCGGGCCAGCAGCCGATGACGACGCCGCGCAGCGGGAGGCCGCGGTGGCGCAGCGCCTCGACGGTGAGCGCGGTGGCGTTCAGGGTGCCCAGGCCGGCCGCTGCGACGAGCAGGAACCCGACGTCCAGGCCCAGGTCGCGGCAGGCCAGCGCGTGGTCGGCGAGGGTGCGGCCCCGCTCGTCGTAGCGCACCAGCAGCCCGCCCGCGCCCTCGACCAGGACGGTGCGGTGCCCGGCGGCGAGCTCGGCGACCGTCTTGGCGACGTCCTCGGGCGCGAGGGGCGGCAGCCCGGCCCGGCGGGCCGCCGTCTCGGGAGCGAGCGGCTCCGGGTAGCGGGCCAGCTCGACCGCGTGCACCAGCGGCCCGGCCAGCCGGGCGACCTCGTGCACGTCCCCCGGCTCGTCGGGCCCAAGACCGGTCTGGCCGGGCTTGAGCACCGCCACCGGCTCCGGGCACAGCGCGGCGACGGCGGCGGTGGTCAGGGTCTTGCCGACCTCGGTGCCGGTGCCGGTGACGAACAGGACGGTGGACATGGCGCGGTTCCTAGCGGTCGGAGCGGTCGGAGCGGTCGGAGTGATGGGCGCGGTGGGCGCGGGTGGAGGCGGTGGCCGCCGCGGCGATCGCCCGGCCGATCGCGGCCAGGTCCTCGTCCGGGGTGACGAACGGCGGCATGGTGTAGATCAGGTCGCGGAACGGCCGCAGCCACACGCCCTGCCCGGCCGCCGCCTCGGTCGCCGCGGCCATGTCCACGGGCGCGTCCAACTGCACCACGCCGATCGCGCCGAGCACCCGGACGTCCGCGACCCCGGGCCGTCCGGCGCACGGGGCGAGCGCGGTGCGCAGCGCGGACTCGATCCGCCCGACCTCGCCGCGCCAGTCCTGCCGCAGCAGCAGGTCGATCGAGGCGTTGGCGACCGCCGCCGCCAGCGGGTTGCCCATGAAGGTCGGGCCGTGCGCCAGCACCGGGACCTCGCCGCGCGAGATGCCCTCGGCGACCCGGCCGGTGCACAGCGTCGCGGCCAGCGTCAGGTAGCCGCCGGTCAGCGCCTTGCCCAGGCACATCACGTCCGGCGAGACGCCCGCGTGGTCGGCGGCGAACAGTTCGCCGGTGCGGCCGAAGCCGGTGGCGATCTCGTCGAAGACCAGCAGCACGTCGTGCGCGTCGCACAACTCCCGCAGCGCGCGCAGGTACGCGGGCGAGTGGAAGCGCATCCCGCCCGCGCCCTGGACCACCGGCTCGACGATCACGGCGGCCAGCTCGCCCGCGTGCCGCCCGATCAGCTCGGCCAGGTGCGCGAGGTACGCCGGGTCGGCCGGGGCGTCGTACCCGGCGGGCGGCTCGGCGGCGAACAGCTGCCGGGGCAGCACCCCGCCCCACAGGTGGTGCATCCCGCCCTCGGGGTCGCACACCGACATCGGGTGGAAGGTGTCGCCGTGGTAGCCGCCGCGCCAGGTCAGCACCCGGTGCTTCTCCGGCCGGCCGAGCGAGCGCCAGTACTGCAGGCACATCTTCAGCGCGACCTCGACCGCCACCGAACCGGAGTCGGCGAGGAAGACGTGCTGCAACGGCTCCGGCGTCAACTCGACCAGTTTCACCGCCAGTTCGACGGCCGGACGGTGGGTGAGGCCGCCGAACATCACGTGGCTCATCGAGTCGAGCTGCCCGCGCACCGCCGCGTCCAGCTCGGGGTGCCGGTAGCCGTGGATCGCCGCCCACCAGGACGACATGCCGTCGACCAACTCCCGGTGCCCGCCGACCGGTTCGGCCAGCCGCAGGCGCACGCCCGCGGCCGACTCCACCACGAGGGGCTGGACCGTTCCCGGCATCGGACCGTACGGGTGCCAGACGTGCGCCCGGTCCAGTGCGAGCAGCCGGGCGGCGTCCGGGGTGTGCTGACGGTCCATCAGGCGTTCGGGGCCAGCTCGGTGCCCGCGCCGCGACGGCGCACCCGGACCAGGTCGGTGCGCGCCTCGTCCTCCGCGCCCGGGGCCGCGACGGCTCCGGCGGTGCCGACGGCTTCGACCGCTCCGGCGGCCTCGACGGCCGGCGCGCTCTCGCCGTGGCCGCCGCACGGGCCGCAGCCGCCGCCCGTCCCGCAGGCGCCCTCCTCCTGGTGGCCGCCGCAGCCGGTGGCGGCGGCGTGGACGCGGTGGCGGGGGAGGGTGGTCTGCCCGGCGCCCTCCACCTCGAAGCCCGCGTCCTTGATCATGTCGAGGTCGGCCTGCCCGGCCTGGCCCTCGCTGGTCAGGTAGTCGCCCAGGAAGATCGAGTTGGCGATGTGCAGGCCCAGCGGCTGCATCGAGCGCAGGTGCACCTCGCGCCCGCCGGCGATCCGCACCTCGATGTCCGGGCAGACGAACCGGACCATCGCCAGGATGCGCAGGCAGCGCTGCGGGGTGAGGTTCCACTCCTCGGCCAGCGGGGTGCCCTCGAACGGGATCAGGAAGTTCACCGGCACCGAGTCCGGGTCCAGCTCGCGCAGCGCGAACACCACGTCGACCAGGTCCGCGTCGCTCTCGCCCATGCCCGCGATCAGGCCCGAGCAGGCCGACAGGCCCGCGCCGTGCGCCTTGGCCACGGTGTCCACCCGGTCCGCGTAGGTGTGGGTGGTGGTGATGTCGCCGTAGGTGGCCTCGGAGGTGTTCAGGTTGTGGTTGTACGCGTCCGCGCCGGCCGCCTTCAACCGCTCGGCCTGGTTGTCCGAGAGCAGGCCCAGGCAGGCGCAGACCTCGACGCCCTCGTCCGCGCCCTTGATCGCCGCGATGGTGTCCGCGACCCGGTCGATGTCCCGGTCCGTCGGGCCGCGCCCGCTCGCCACCAGGCACACCCGCTTCGCCCCGCCCGCGACGCCCGCGGCGGCGGCCTGCGCGGCCTGGTCCGGCTTGAGCCAGGTGTACTTGAGGATCTCCGCCTTCGAACCGAGGCGCTGCGAACAGTACGAGCAGTCCTCCGGGCACAGCCCGCTCTTCAGGTTCACCAGGTAGTTGAGCTTCACCCGGCGGCCGAACCACTGCCGGCGCACCCGGCCGGCGGCTGCGACCACGTCCAGCAACTGGTCGTCGGTGGTGGCCAGCACGGCCAGCGCCTCCTCCCGGGTGGGCAGTTCCCGGCGAAGGCCCTTGTCGGTCAGGATGTCGAGGAGGTCCATGGCCCGATCCTGCCCGGGCGGCCCCGGCGTCCGCCAGAGGGAACCCGCCAGAAGATCCCCCGCAGGCTGTGCGAGTTGTCACAGTGTCGCGGCTCACAGTGACCGCCCGGACACCGGCGCGGGCCGCGTCGGGCCGGGGCGCGTCGGACCGGGGCGCATCGGACCGGGCCGGGAGCGGGCGGGGCGGCCGGGACCGGGGTCAGGCGGGCTGGGCCGGGGGACGGTTGTCGATGACGATCCGGGTCGGCGGACGCTCGTCGACCGCCGCCGTGGAGTCCGCGGGCAGGGTGCGGCGGATCTCGTGGGACAGGTCGACGTAGTACGCCAGGGCCATGGCGCTGTCCTGGAGGTCGCGGGCCGGGCCGACGCCGGTCTCCCAGTAGGTGGTGTACAGGGCGTGGACGGCGGACATCAGGCTGGGGCCGGACAGCCGGACGGTCACCATGTCGCTCTTCTCGTCGGTGGCGGCCGGCGGCAGCTGGAAGTACTTGGCGCCGACGGCCCGCGCGACGATGAACTGCCAGGCGTGCGGGTGGCAGACCAGTTCGGCGGTGCCGATCTGGGCGGCGGTCCGCAGCACGGTGGACAGTTCGGCGTCCAGCTGGTCCCGGAGGCGGTCCGGTCGCACCGCGGGCGCGGAGACGGCGGGAGCGGGGGCGGCGGCGGGCTCCGGCGCGGGCTGCTGCCGGCCGGTCAGTTCGGAGAGCAGACCGGCGGCGGCCCGCTGCTCGGTGCTGTCGGTACTGTCGGTGGAGGCGGGGCCGGAGCCGGGGAGCGGGTCGGACGGGGCGGACAAGGCGGTCTCCTTCGGGGCGGCGGGCTCGGTGGTCTCGGCGGGCTCGGTGGTCTCGTTGGCGGCAGCGGTGCGGGCGTCGGCGTCGGCGTCGGCAGCCGGCACCGCCGGAACGGTGGTGGTGGCCTCGGTGGCGGGCTCCGGGGCGGGCTCCGGCCCGGCGTCCGGTCCGGACGGCGGTGCGGTCCGGGCCGTCCGCAGTTCGGCGAGTCCGCTCTCCCAAGCGGCCCGGGCCTCGGCCAGTTCGCGGCGGAGCCCGTCGATCTGCCGGTGGGCCAGGGCGAGGTCGCGCTGGTCGCGGTCGAGGGCGCGGAGGACTTCGGTGCGGGCCCGGTCCAGGCCCTGGCCGAGCGCGGTGGCCAGATCGGTGCGCAATTCCGCTTGGCCGGAACGGAGTTCCCGCAGTTCTTCGATCAGTGCGGGGGCGGTTTCGGTGCGGAGGAGTGCGATCTGTTCGGCGGTTCTCGTCATGTTCCCTCCCGTTGGCGGCGGGTGCCGTCGCGGGCCCGCCTGCGGCGGTCGGCGGTTCCCGGTGGTGTCCGGGCCAAGCGTGCTGGGCGTGTTCCGGGCGGGTGGGCGGGTCGGGGCAGGCTGTCGGAATTCCGGCGATCACTGGCCGGAATCGCCTCGCCGTCATGTTCGAATGGTTTGTTGTGGGTTTCCCACCCCTCGCCGGGAGCCCTTTTCGCGGATTTCCGTCCCGGCCGGGAAACGGATTCCCCGGGGCGCGGCGGAAACGTCGACCGGGCGGAGAGGGTCGGGTCGGGGAGGCGGGCGGGTTCGGTCCGAAGTGGGCGTGCGTCCGACCCGAAGGAAGGATCGTCCGATCAACTGCTTACAATCTGCGCCATGACCATCCAGCGGGGCCCGCACGCGCGCGGGGACGACGAGCAGCCGCCGCACGGGCACCGGGCGAGCGGCGAGCGGCGTCGGCTGGCCGTGCTCTGGGGCCTCGTCGCGGTGCTCGCGGCCGGCGGGGTCTGGGTGGTGGCCACCCCGCACCACCGGGGCGCGGCGTCCGGGGCGCCCAGCGGCGACAAGCCCACGGCCCAGGCGGCCGGGGCTGGCCAGCCCGTGGAGCCGCTGACGGAGTCTCAGTCCTTCCTGGCGGAGCGGTACTTCCCGGCCCAGCGCGGCTACGACTACGACAACTACCGGGCCCGCCGCTCGACCGCCCGGGAGGGCGCCGAGTGCCGGGGCGTGCAGAACGACAAGGCCCGCGACCTGCTGGCCGAACTCGGCTGCCAGGGCTGGCTGGGCGTCGCGCTCACCCGCAGCGACCAGCCGGTGGCCTCCAGCGTCACGGTGCTGCGCTTCCTCGACGAGGGGGCCGCGGCGCGGGCCCTGCCGACCGTCCGGGACAAGGCGCGGACTTCGAGTTCACCTACCCGGAGGGGATGTTCGCCCCCGCCGCGAACGTCCGGCCGATGTCGGCGACCCGGGTCGAACTGGTCGGCCACCACATCACGCTCACCGTCTCGCGCTACCTCGACCAGCGGGCCGGCGAGAAGCCCGACGACCTGCTCACCGCCAGCAGCCGGTCCGCCGCCGCCGTGGCCGGCCAGCCCTTCATGTGGATGTAGGACCGCCCCGCCCGGACGCGCCCCGCCCGCCCCGCCCGGACGCGCTCCGCCCGGACGCGCCCCGCCCGCGCCGCCCGGCGGCCGTCGTCCGCAGCAGCACCCCGGCCGCCAGCGCCAGCACCGCCGCCAGCGCGAACACCGCCGCCGCCCCGAACGGCAGCGCCACCCCGCCCAGCACGCTGCCCGCGCCGATGCCCAGGTAGATGCCGGACGCGTTCAGCGACACCAGCAGCGCCCCCTGTTCGGGCGCCGCCGCCAGCAGGCGCAGTTGCTGCGGCGGGGTCTGGCACCAACTGCTCGCGCCCCACAGGAACGCCAGCGCCCCGACCACCGCCGCCCCCGGCCGCACCGGCCCGGCCGCCAGGCCCGCCAGCACCGCGAACGCCGCCGCCATCACCGCGTACCCGGCCGCCAGCACCCGCACCGGCCCGCGCCGGTCGGCGAACCGCCCCGCCAGCAGGTTCCCGGCGACCGCGCCCGCCCCGTACAGCACCAGCGCCACCACCACCGCCGTCCGGCCCGAGACCCCGACGGCGGCCAGCACCGGCACGCTGTACGCGTACGGGACGTAGCAGGCGGCCATCCCGAGCACCGTCAGCGGCAGCACCGCGAGCACCCCCGGGCGGCGCAGCGCCGCCAGCCGGGCGCGCAGCGGGACGGGCTCGGTGCCCGGCAGCGGCGGCAGCGCCAGGCGCACCGCGAGCGCGCACAGCGCGGTCAGCGCCGCGACCGCCCCCAGCGCGGCCCGCCAGCCCAGCCCGACGGCGGCCACCCGCCCCAGCGGCACGCCCAGCGCGGTGGCCGCCGTCAGC
This is a stretch of genomic DNA from Kitasatospora fiedleri. It encodes these proteins:
- a CDS encoding Dps family protein, with amino-acid sequence MARTVNRDANRPAYTVPGLTTEQGAELIVTLQERLNALNDLHLTLKHIHWNVVGPHFIAVHKMLDPQVDRVRLMADDVAERIATLGGVAHGTPGRLVADRSWDDYSVGRADAIAHLGALDLVYTGVITDLRNAVEQAGKIDPATEDLLIEQLRDLEQYQWFVRAHLESSSGTLATADAPTEARAAKKAVRKSGKSAG
- the bioD gene encoding dethiobiotin synthase; amino-acid sequence: MSTVLFVTGTGTEVGKTLTTAAVAALCPEPVAVLKPGQTGLGPDEPGDVHEVARLAGPLVHAVELARYPEPLAPETAARRAGLPPLAPEDVAKTVAELAAGHRTVLVEGAGGLLVRYDERGRTLADHALACRDLGLDVGFLLVAAAGLGTLNATALTVEALRHRGLPLRGVVIGCWPAAPDLATRCNLADLPTAAGAPLLGALPAGAAAHTPATFRPFATAALAPALGGTWDAAAFATAHRPA
- a CDS encoding adenosylmethionine--8-amino-7-oxononanoate transaminase, producing the protein MDRQHTPDAARLLALDRAHVWHPYGPMPGTVQPLVVESAAGVRLRLAEPVGGHRELVDGMSSWWAAIHGYRHPELDAAVRGQLDSMSHVMFGGLTHRPAVELAVKLVELTPEPLQHVFLADSGSVAVEVALKMCLQYWRSLGRPEKHRVLTWRGGYHGDTFHPMSVCDPEGGMHHLWGGVLPRQLFAAEPPAGYDAPADPAYLAHLAELIGRHAGELAAVIVEPVVQGAGGMRFHSPAYLRALRELCDAHDVLLVFDEIATGFGRTGELFAADHAGVSPDVMCLGKALTGGYLTLAATLCTGRVAEGISRGEVPVLAHGPTFMGNPLAAAVANASIDLLLRQDWRGEVGRIESALRTALAPCAGRPGVADVRVLGAIGVVQLDAPVDMAAATEAAAGQGVWLRPFRDLIYTMPPFVTPDEDLAAIGRAIAAAATASTRAHRAHHSDRSDRSDR
- the bioB gene encoding biotin synthase BioB, whose amino-acid sequence is MDLLDILTDKGLRRELPTREEALAVLATTDDQLLDVVAAAGRVRRQWFGRRVKLNYLVNLKSGLCPEDCSYCSQRLGSKAEILKYTWLKPDQAAQAAAAGVAGGAKRVCLVASGRGPTDRDIDRVADTIAAIKGADEGVEVCACLGLLSDNQAERLKAAGADAYNHNLNTSEATYGDITTTHTYADRVDTVAKAHGAGLSACSGLIAGMGESDADLVDVVFALRELDPDSVPVNFLIPFEGTPLAEEWNLTPQRCLRILAMVRFVCPDIEVRIAGGREVHLRSMQPLGLHIANSIFLGDYLTSEGQAGQADLDMIKDAGFEVEGAGQTTLPRHRVHAAATGCGGHQEEGACGTGGGCGPCGGHGESAPAVEAAGAVEAVGTAGAVAAPGAEDEARTDLVRVRRRGAGTELAPNA
- a CDS encoding MFS transporter, which codes for MLALGTFAVGTDAFVTAGFLPATASALHVSTSAAGQSVSLFAACYALASPLLAVATARVPRRALLVGALVLLAAANALTALAPTYPALLAGRLLAALGAAAFTPTAGASAAALVRPERRGRALAVVIGGLTAATALGVPLGRVAAVGLGWRAALGAVAALTALCALAVRLALPPLPGTEPVPLRARLAALRRPGVLAVLPLTVLGMAACYVPYAYSVPVLAAVGVSGRTAVVVALVLYGAGAVAGNLLAGRFADRRGPVRVLAAGYAVMAAAFAVLAGLAAGPVRPGAAVVGALAFLWGASSWCQTPPQQLRLLAAAPEQGALLVSLNASGIYLGIGAGSVLGGVALPFGAAAVFALAAVLALAAGVLLRTTAAGRRGRGASGRSASGRGGRGASGRGGPTST